In Populus nigra chromosome 1, ddPopNigr1.1, whole genome shotgun sequence, one genomic interval encodes:
- the LOC133700474 gene encoding uncharacterized protein LOC133700474 isoform X2, translating into MLLRAGSNCLISFGILIYWRNLIWPLLSNVSQYPPFYIWMLMLDVWFFFICCLMLLLRVFFFLALTTSWTFWEDFTCLDISQCLLNKSILSVAAKYVDSGLSGCLVQFLVLGTKASGWCGKHLKMTAMSTEESQEEEHSNLFFQLLLDLLSLSSASTVALTRHPVFIDNASAAIVERFILEQLNLIKDVVSEFKTISSFGSEILKAAQTLIDTVMRLCKGYFDAVNWDLFDSRPEKDENNIDSERANIMNHVTNITKRSTEKLCELGILAGNDGGSLVTILNVSWKGVVTLLQQGKRVSKEMLSVQDIIVTLISLVNEPLRCAAEAWSSSLKENISLTEARRAFLPSKFYLTTVVKISSLYPCQAYLVYKEVTLCVLMISTFKVLLSYEKLLNTASEVFSELLEKTSMDLLNSLLNSTEVKQEHKFKLLDWLFSDESCSNSMHEGSIIFSRMTSMVEIFSVSCEAMSEARLLLLGRVALFHDLLRYSMVLEEDIKIKITRKFRWFLDMLVDEDVYSFVLDLQIPVPYGSGKAQELVWQPMFSALLHALKTFMIVVSSSFAWEELEVFLLENLFHPHFLCREIVMELWCFLVRYAEMDMVNSIIDKFCSLLKLLESPESFLVPGSPLRKVARIICLLANGTTPMADRVYSSVVGDGRSQLSSVMYVALLLEGFPLNSLSDSIRSTAKEKIITDYFGFIGSFDDEMLTTCSSGAFGIPVHALSASLRAQNPVEKIRKEHYYKLLSGTLGIVSNMKHLYKSDEMEGVILELQTLFVSAPAASSTQLYQCIPYLALFMGGLGDMEMTESDDCAKSSAVWELYHMLFRERHWALVHLAIEAFGYFAARTSCNQLWRFVPQNASLSYDLMSGNEASEKRFMSDLKAFLEKETALLNTTPSMEQLELLVTEGMTLKEMVQKVSRIHIDATECESMEINVDIVSKKRRKLPDGISRGMELLQSGLKLIGGGISQWQENHFESSELHDKFLSHLSCLEDVVSHLTGLAGND; encoded by the exons AT GTTGTTGAGAGCCGGATCGAACTGTTTGATAAGCTTCGGGATTTTGATTTACTGGAGAAATCTGATTTGGCCCCTGTTATCGAATGTCTCACAGTATCCTCCATTCTACATTTGGATGCTTATGTTAGATGTCTggttcttttttatatgttgtttGATGCTGttattgagggtttttttttttttggccttaACAACAAGCTGGACATTTTGGGAAGACTTCACTTGCTTGGATATATCTCAGTGCTTGTTAAACAAGTCTATTTTGAGTGTGGCTGCGAAATATGTAGATTCAGGATTGTCTGGATGTTTAGTACAGTTTCTCGTTCTTGGGACAAAG GCAAGTGGGTGGTGCGGAAAACATCTGAAGATGACTGCTATGTCAACTGAGGAATCTCAAGAAGAAGAACATTCCAACCTATTCTTTCAG CTTCTTTTAGATTTATTGAGTCTCTCTTCTGCCAGTACGGTTGCTTTGACAAGACACCCTGTTTTTATTGACAATGCATCAGCAGCTATTGTTGAGAGATTCATCTTGGAACAGCTAAATCTGATAAAAGACGTAGTTTCAGAGTTTAAG ACAATCAGCTCATTTGGCTCAGAAATACTAAAGGCTGCACAGACTCTGATTGATACTGTAATGAGACTATGCAAAGGGTATTTTGATGCTGTGAATTGGGATCTTTTTGATTCAAGACCTGAGAAGGATGAAAACAATATAGATTCAGAAAGAGCCAATATAATGAATCATGTTACAAACATAACAAAACGTTCAACAGAGAAATTGTGTGAACTGGGGATCCTTGCAGGAAATGATGGTGGAAGTCTAGTAACCATTCTCAATGTGTCATGGAAAGGTGTGGTTACCTTGCTTCAGCAAGGGAAGAGGGTGTCAAAAGAGATGTTAAGCGTTCAGGATATTATTGTAACCCTAATTTCACTGGTGAATGAACCTCTTAGGTGTGCAGCCGAGGCTTGGTCTTCTTCACTGAAGGAAAACATTTCTTTAACTGAAGCCAGAAGGGCATTTCTTCCATCCAAGTTTTACCTTACCACTGTAGTGAAAATATCTTCCCTCTATCCATGCCAAGCATATTTGGTGTACAAGGAGGTGACACTCTGTGTCCTAATGATCTCAACCTTTAAAGTTTTACTGAGCTATGAAAAACTTTTGAACACTGCTAGTGAAGTGTTTTCAGAACTTTTGGAGAAGACATCAATGGATTTGCTGAATTCTTTACTCAATTCAACTGAAGTGAAACAGGAGCACAAGTTTAAACTTCTGGACTGGTTGTTCAGTGATGAGTCCTGCTCAAATTCTATGCATGAaggttcaattattttttctcgcATGACTTCGATGGTTGAAATCTTTTCTGTGAGCTGTGAAGCTATGTCTGAAGCAAGATTATTGTTGCTTGGCAGGGTTGCAttgtttcatgatttgttgaGATACTCCATGGTTCTTGAAGAAGACATAAAGATCAAGATCACTAGAAAATTTAGATGGTTTCTGGATATGCTTGTTGATGAAGATGTATACTCTTTCGTTCTTGATTTGCAGATTCCTGTGCCATATGGTTCAGGGAAAGCACAGGAATTGGTTTGGCAGCCTATGTTTTCTGCTCTATTGCATGCACTAAAAACCTTCATGATTGTGGTGTCTTCAAGTTTTGCCTGGGAAGAATTAGAGGTTTTCCTGCTTGAGAATCTTTTCCATCCACATTTTCTTTGCCGGGAGATTGTAATGGAACTTTGGTGCTTTTTGGTGCGTTATGCTGAAATGGACATGGTGAATAGcattattgataaattttgcTCATTACTGAAGCTCCTGGAATCTCCAGAGTCATTTCTTGTTCCAGGTTCTCCTCTGAGGAAAGTAGCAAGAATAATTTGCTTGCTTGCTAATGGTACAACACCTATGGCAGACCGTGTTTACAGCTCTGTAGTTGGTGATGGAAGATCTCAATTGTCATCAGTTATGTACGTAGCACTGCTCTTGGAAGGGTTTCCTCTAAATTCACTATCCGATAGCATCAGAAGTACTGCAAAAGAGAAGATCATTACAGACTATTTTGGTTTCATAGGGAGTTTTGATGATGAAATGTTGACTACATGTAGTTCTGGTGCATTTGGGATTCCAGTTCATGCTCTATCTGCTTCCTTGCGAGCACA GAACCCTGTGGAAAAAATAAGGAAGGAACACTATTATAAGCTTTTGAGTGGAACGCTGGGGATTGTCTCAAATATGAAGCATCTATACAAATCTGATGAGATGGAGGGAGTCATATTGGAACTTCAAACCCTGTTTGTTTCAGCGCCAGCAGCATCAAGTACCCAATTGTATCAGTGCATACCATATCTTGCTCTTTTTATGGGAGGACTTGGAGACATGGAGATGACAGAGAGTGATGATTGTGCAAAAAGCTCTGCTGTGTGGGAGTTGTACCACATGCTATTCAGGGAGCGGCATTGGGCACTTGTTCATCTTGCAATTGAAGCATTTGGATATTTTGCTGCTCGTACTTCTTGCAATCAGCTATGGAGATTTGTGCCACAAAATGCATCGCTTTCTTATGATCTAATGTCAGGAAATGAAGCAAGCGAGAAGAGGTTTATGTCCGATTTGAAGGCATTTCTGGAGAAGGAAACAGCTCTTCTTAACACTACGCCTAGCATGGAGCAGCTTGAGTTGCTTGTGACGGAAGGTATGACACTAAAAGAAATGGTTCAGAAGGTCTCAAGGATACATATAGATGCTACGGAGTGTGAAAGTATGGAGATTAATGTTGACATTGTGTCAAAAAAGAGACGGAAACTCCCTGATGGAATCAGCAGGGGAATGGAATTACTCCAGAGTGGTCTGAAGTTAATTGGTGGTGGTATTTCCCAGTGGCAGGAAAATCACTTCGAATCCTCTGAACTTCATGACAAGTTCTTGAGTCACCTTTCTTGCCTTGAAGACGTCGTTTCTCACTTAACTGGCTTGGCTGGTAATGATTAA
- the LOC133700474 gene encoding uncharacterized protein LOC133700474 isoform X1, with protein MLLRAGSNCLISFGILIYWRNLIWPLLSNVSQYPPFYIWMLMLDVWFFFICCLMLLLRVFFFLALTTSWTFWEDFTCLDISQCLLNKSILSVAAKYVDSGLSGCLVQFLVLGTKASGWCGKHLKMTAMSTEESQEEEHSNLFFQLLLDLLSLSSASTVALTRHPVFIDNASAAIVERFILEQLNLIKDVVSEFKTISSFGSEILKAAQTLIDTVMRLCKGYFDAVNWDLFDSRPEKDENNIDSERANIMNHVTNITKRSTEKLCELGILAGNDGGSLVTILNVSWKGVVTLLQQGKRVSKEMLSVQDIIVTLISLVNEPLRCAAEAWSSSLKENISLTEARRAFLPSKFYLTTVVKISSLYPCQAYLVYKEVTLCVLMISTFKVLLSYEKLLNTASEVFSELLEKTSMDLLNSLLNSTEVKQEHKFKLLDWLFSDESCSNSMHEGSIIFSRMTSMVEIFSVSCEAMSEARLLLLGRVALFHDLLRYSMVLEEDIKIKITRKFRWFLDMLVDEDVYSFVLDLQIPVPYGSGKAQELVWQPMFSALLHALKTFMIVVSSSFAWEELEVFLLENLFHPHFLCREIVMELWCFLVRYAEMDMVNSIIDKFCSLLKLLESPESFLVPGSPLRKVARIICLLANGTTPMADRVYSSVVGDGRSQLSSVMYVALLLEGFPLNSLSDSIRSTAKEKIITDYFGFIGSFDDEMLTTCSSGAFGIPVHALSASLRAQQVSISDVDMKTLKFLVAIIRNFRNPVEKIRKEHYYKLLSGTLGIVSNMKHLYKSDEMEGVILELQTLFVSAPAASSTQLYQCIPYLALFMGGLGDMEMTESDDCAKSSAVWELYHMLFRERHWALVHLAIEAFGYFAARTSCNQLWRFVPQNASLSYDLMSGNEASEKRFMSDLKAFLEKETALLNTTPSMEQLELLVTEGMTLKEMVQKVSRIHIDATECESMEINVDIVSKKRRKLPDGISRGMELLQSGLKLIGGGISQWQENHFESSELHDKFLSHLSCLEDVVSHLTGLAGND; from the exons AT GTTGTTGAGAGCCGGATCGAACTGTTTGATAAGCTTCGGGATTTTGATTTACTGGAGAAATCTGATTTGGCCCCTGTTATCGAATGTCTCACAGTATCCTCCATTCTACATTTGGATGCTTATGTTAGATGTCTggttcttttttatatgttgtttGATGCTGttattgagggtttttttttttttggccttaACAACAAGCTGGACATTTTGGGAAGACTTCACTTGCTTGGATATATCTCAGTGCTTGTTAAACAAGTCTATTTTGAGTGTGGCTGCGAAATATGTAGATTCAGGATTGTCTGGATGTTTAGTACAGTTTCTCGTTCTTGGGACAAAG GCAAGTGGGTGGTGCGGAAAACATCTGAAGATGACTGCTATGTCAACTGAGGAATCTCAAGAAGAAGAACATTCCAACCTATTCTTTCAG CTTCTTTTAGATTTATTGAGTCTCTCTTCTGCCAGTACGGTTGCTTTGACAAGACACCCTGTTTTTATTGACAATGCATCAGCAGCTATTGTTGAGAGATTCATCTTGGAACAGCTAAATCTGATAAAAGACGTAGTTTCAGAGTTTAAG ACAATCAGCTCATTTGGCTCAGAAATACTAAAGGCTGCACAGACTCTGATTGATACTGTAATGAGACTATGCAAAGGGTATTTTGATGCTGTGAATTGGGATCTTTTTGATTCAAGACCTGAGAAGGATGAAAACAATATAGATTCAGAAAGAGCCAATATAATGAATCATGTTACAAACATAACAAAACGTTCAACAGAGAAATTGTGTGAACTGGGGATCCTTGCAGGAAATGATGGTGGAAGTCTAGTAACCATTCTCAATGTGTCATGGAAAGGTGTGGTTACCTTGCTTCAGCAAGGGAAGAGGGTGTCAAAAGAGATGTTAAGCGTTCAGGATATTATTGTAACCCTAATTTCACTGGTGAATGAACCTCTTAGGTGTGCAGCCGAGGCTTGGTCTTCTTCACTGAAGGAAAACATTTCTTTAACTGAAGCCAGAAGGGCATTTCTTCCATCCAAGTTTTACCTTACCACTGTAGTGAAAATATCTTCCCTCTATCCATGCCAAGCATATTTGGTGTACAAGGAGGTGACACTCTGTGTCCTAATGATCTCAACCTTTAAAGTTTTACTGAGCTATGAAAAACTTTTGAACACTGCTAGTGAAGTGTTTTCAGAACTTTTGGAGAAGACATCAATGGATTTGCTGAATTCTTTACTCAATTCAACTGAAGTGAAACAGGAGCACAAGTTTAAACTTCTGGACTGGTTGTTCAGTGATGAGTCCTGCTCAAATTCTATGCATGAaggttcaattattttttctcgcATGACTTCGATGGTTGAAATCTTTTCTGTGAGCTGTGAAGCTATGTCTGAAGCAAGATTATTGTTGCTTGGCAGGGTTGCAttgtttcatgatttgttgaGATACTCCATGGTTCTTGAAGAAGACATAAAGATCAAGATCACTAGAAAATTTAGATGGTTTCTGGATATGCTTGTTGATGAAGATGTATACTCTTTCGTTCTTGATTTGCAGATTCCTGTGCCATATGGTTCAGGGAAAGCACAGGAATTGGTTTGGCAGCCTATGTTTTCTGCTCTATTGCATGCACTAAAAACCTTCATGATTGTGGTGTCTTCAAGTTTTGCCTGGGAAGAATTAGAGGTTTTCCTGCTTGAGAATCTTTTCCATCCACATTTTCTTTGCCGGGAGATTGTAATGGAACTTTGGTGCTTTTTGGTGCGTTATGCTGAAATGGACATGGTGAATAGcattattgataaattttgcTCATTACTGAAGCTCCTGGAATCTCCAGAGTCATTTCTTGTTCCAGGTTCTCCTCTGAGGAAAGTAGCAAGAATAATTTGCTTGCTTGCTAATGGTACAACACCTATGGCAGACCGTGTTTACAGCTCTGTAGTTGGTGATGGAAGATCTCAATTGTCATCAGTTATGTACGTAGCACTGCTCTTGGAAGGGTTTCCTCTAAATTCACTATCCGATAGCATCAGAAGTACTGCAAAAGAGAAGATCATTACAGACTATTTTGGTTTCATAGGGAGTTTTGATGATGAAATGTTGACTACATGTAGTTCTGGTGCATTTGGGATTCCAGTTCATGCTCTATCTGCTTCCTTGCGAGCACA gCAGGTTAGCATATCTGATGTTGACATGAAGACCCTGAAGTTTTTAGTTGCTATAATTCGTAACTTCAGGAACCCTGTGGAAAAAATAAGGAAGGAACACTATTATAAGCTTTTGAGTGGAACGCTGGGGATTGTCTCAAATATGAAGCATCTATACAAATCTGATGAGATGGAGGGAGTCATATTGGAACTTCAAACCCTGTTTGTTTCAGCGCCAGCAGCATCAAGTACCCAATTGTATCAGTGCATACCATATCTTGCTCTTTTTATGGGAGGACTTGGAGACATGGAGATGACAGAGAGTGATGATTGTGCAAAAAGCTCTGCTGTGTGGGAGTTGTACCACATGCTATTCAGGGAGCGGCATTGGGCACTTGTTCATCTTGCAATTGAAGCATTTGGATATTTTGCTGCTCGTACTTCTTGCAATCAGCTATGGAGATTTGTGCCACAAAATGCATCGCTTTCTTATGATCTAATGTCAGGAAATGAAGCAAGCGAGAAGAGGTTTATGTCCGATTTGAAGGCATTTCTGGAGAAGGAAACAGCTCTTCTTAACACTACGCCTAGCATGGAGCAGCTTGAGTTGCTTGTGACGGAAGGTATGACACTAAAAGAAATGGTTCAGAAGGTCTCAAGGATACATATAGATGCTACGGAGTGTGAAAGTATGGAGATTAATGTTGACATTGTGTCAAAAAAGAGACGGAAACTCCCTGATGGAATCAGCAGGGGAATGGAATTACTCCAGAGTGGTCTGAAGTTAATTGGTGGTGGTATTTCCCAGTGGCAGGAAAATCACTTCGAATCCTCTGAACTTCATGACAAGTTCTTGAGTCACCTTTCTTGCCTTGAAGACGTCGTTTCTCACTTAACTGGCTTGGCTGGTAATGATTAA